The DNA window GCAGCAGCACGTCGAAGCGATGCGGGTCCATGACCAGCTTCATGCAGAGGGCGTCGACGATCTGATCCTCGAACTCGATGTCGGGGTATTCGGCGGCCACCCGTCGCGCCGACTCGAGGAATAGTCCGTCGGTCAACTTCATGATGTTGGCCTTGTGCACGGCGGTCACCTTGCGACGATGGCGGCGGCGCGCATACTCAAAGGCAAACCGCGCGATCCGTTCCGACGCCAGCGAGGTGATGATCTTGATCGAGGCGGTCACCCCCGGCACGACCACATGTTCGATGCCGGCATACAAGTCCTCTGTGTTCTCGCGGACGATGATCAGGTCGATGTTCTCGTAGCGCGACGGGATCCCGGCGAGGTTGCGCACCGGGCGCAGATTGGCGTAGAGGTCCAGTTCCTTGCGCAACGTGACGTTGGCCGAGGCGAACCCCTTGCCGACCAGCGTGGTCAACGGACCTTTGAGCGCGGTCTTGTTCCGCCGGATCGACTCCAGCACGGAGTCGGGCACCGCCTTGTTATGCTGCGCGAAGACCTTCATCCCCGCCTCTTGGATCTCCCATTCAATATTGGCGCCGGCCGCGTCGATGATGCGCACCGCGGCTTCGGTGATCTCCGGTCCAATGCCGTCCCCTGGTATCAACGTCACACGTGTCGTCATTCCGTCCCTTCTTCCCGCTTTGACATCCTCATCGGACTCAGGTTAACTTGTCCTGCCCCCGCTCGTCCCGGGGCGGACACGGGGTGAAATAATGGAGT is part of the bacterium genome and encodes:
- a CDS encoding isocitrate dehydrogenase (NAD(+)) gives rise to the protein MTTRVTLIPGDGIGPEITEAAVRIIDAAGANIEWEIQEAGMKVFAQHNKAVPDSVLESIRRNKTALKGPLTTLVGKGFASANVTLRKELDLYANLRPVRNLAGIPSRYENIDLIIVRENTEDLYAGIEHVVVPGVTASIKIITSLASERIARFAFEYARRRHRRKVTAVHKANIMKLTDGLFLESARRVAAEYPDIEFEDQIVDALCMKLVMDPHRFDVLLLSNLYGDIVSDLAAGLVGGLGVVPGANYGDQYAVFEAVHGSAPDIAGKGIANPLAVLFSAIMMLRHLNRDDIADRIKDSAFAVMKAGRVRTPDLGGQATTAQFADAIIAELK